From a region of the Daphnia magna isolate NIES linkage group LG1, ASM2063170v1.1, whole genome shotgun sequence genome:
- the LOC116932894 gene encoding autophagy-related protein 2 homolog A isoform X3, with amino-acid sequence MPWYFPWSEAIKKRACRYLLQHYLGRFLDTKLGLDQLSVDLYKGTGCVKDVNLDVEALNDLSDEQGLPLEFLDGSISEVSVSVPWSALLSDSSFVEIKGLCLVVRPKQQCKNAFMWESMINSMIMTTSMQLAEECLKENEGESFEESQTTFEGLELFAQTLETVLARIKVRVIDTVIRLEYVPQSSLSGVGLEIHVKRMDYFDMAGQDQNVPNGHQIVNEKSAYATKKFRLEGVSIYSDEFAANQKTQSRSCSTDNSSSSGSFPESDYDIKTPDQKFSDNLILCGKLSGRHEIAIRYKQCENLLGPKMELDVTLGSSVLFFSPRQFHSFHAIFQALVLPAFEINNKSKRNEKPMQLSDYRRIENELQQQIKQATLPSVPGESLSRKGWSTGYLDDSDEEFHAFEPRPMGKMDINLVQTIQQPNESPSCETNRRTESPSVRHSKANSHFSENGCPLEEENAAVRMRFSVKLGSLVVLLIHEDIFACNSTTGQLAASSVDQMRSLANFFFDQIGLLHLVGAGIKDLSVTKEKLNTACSKSHLRFILAPVSINGTEQDSTLGTTMELNLTAAVAEILECLVEKSSLVPNTGIDSFPIIHFLPHLDGCQTKPNLHLKFISHQPGRILQKVRKPSMPEMNINFYFCPCEIEVDMSIVDRITALLNRPSFLCSPKARFNQMYQEKHISVDAVLDNDSLCQTNISVSCPKLNVKLRFPIPDLRPVHDLQRNPWWRRCLRPDVLTIVLQEVILKTTFTPNETSTTVHLVCKEAIGSYQEKANEEALKFLHAVAQDDDDVDIADGAGHYDLPRVTMVFRPSHTNGIELEDQDETDRENDDDADVMTMSTGEALLGITAEQPSPFSKQRRIHKGQNHRDEGAILDELVIPGDSEETSEFITLACKMCLTQIDISLPKATLLLPSKQFFETIYNRLSTDLCLWEPSAPEYFASHGKPFHETQTMSNFSGLGSAVLQSPIPNMFIMCKSGVAYESDSESDEDGNEAAYTYRKSRPEQLNGKGKMKSSPSKMCVLVNIGKGSGTLFCHIKDSFGGDSVTHHGEIQFCIENGRFFSVTGFKGDDQTGHICFHASKASLSHNGYVLNSYEDLGDHPSSRLHQTSRVDQVIYPSPSDTRVGREQVENGPMISLAIKIHNDTRQHVKTFKTAIAVQGGILRHRFAPPTQSWFNQLIDFLDVVDYPIAGYCTPTVITELHLNISDCGIDYRPLYLPARAFLSVGAVNVSSNIMALTNSSVLRFVVEDACLYLSNRVSYGTVNLQRDYVCVLEIDLIELSLRLREKQEEAGDPSRNNFELPETKLPFFELQASLNLIRLRTCADSCRLLLDLMKYLAEDGDFDEKGIAMSEDSSESGVLLKSGLNSAVGGSLSSLCEQEKESQVNDLMAEAMRDSSPVQQRQSYKSQPKEESVANTTEVFFFPDENQIPIRNVNLMNYQKGSCGNRHQDIAQQLMDEALDPECDDCPKTEEEFCILENDPGVGFTPRGGEPHVRQLMSASVQVVDGHFSPPIGKIDVLKAPKNFPVPVMRYVLGEMTLIWEIFGGQDFSKSTSSSNASSKSKFHKTVSFTKRKDSPEQVKFCPSADGKNTSQPIGKRPNDWHRCQNMRGGYNRQQDVKLELQMNKVRLIHEVYPDDTFQASRQVLTIADIEIRDRLAESHINKLLYQYCCEARPRQAHANMVLVKALHIRPDLRLPALECCLKVSILPLRLHLDQDTLAFMTDFFASMSEVGCHDEDGGRSAMNGPIPVPIMGLAGDVVSPSPCPREFTHQRDSVSTADSNDLSISPPVYFRSFTFSPDVLIRFDYHGKGVDLSQGPSFSGLLVGLGQLNCSQLTLKRLSHRHGLLGIHKLIAYALNEWLIDIKKNQLPSIMAGVGPMHSIVQLVQGIRDLFWLPVEQFQKDGRIVRGLQRGANAFSTSAALAILELTSRVVQTLQSAAETAYDVVSPGPSVRRSRTGSRGRRRRQVQPVDIRDGVAKAYQVVKEGLGETAQTLVRVANEEAEQKGMTGAVGGVLRQIPPIVVKPIILATEATFNVIGGVQSQLMPDTRKEACDKWRRDD; translated from the exons ATGCCTTGGTATTTTCCATGGTCTGAGGCAATCAAGAAAAGAGCATGCAGATATTTGCTGCAACATTATCTTGGACGATTCTTGGATACAAAACTAGGATTAGACCAGCTGAGTGTGGACTTATACAAAGGGACTGGTTGTGTGAAAGATGTAAATCTTGATGTGGAG GCACTAAATGATCTAAGTGATGAACAAGGTTTGCCTCTAGAATTTTTAGATGGATCCATATCTGAAGTATCAGTTTCTGTTCCTTGGTCAGCTTTACTTAGTGACAGTAGTTTTGTGGAAATCAAAGGGCTTTGTCTGGTTGTACGCCCAAAACAACAATGCAAAAATG CTTTTATGTGGGAATCTATGATCAACAGCATGATCATGACCACAAGTATGCAGCTGGCAGAAGAGTgcttgaaagaaaatgaaggagAATCTTTTGAAGAATCTCAAACCACATTTGAAGGATTGGAACTATTTGCCCAAACACTTGAAACTGTTCTAGCAAGAATCAAGGTCAGGGTTATTGACACTGTTATCAGATTGGAATATGTCCCTCAAAGTTCATTGTCTGGAGTTGGCCTAGAAATCCATGTAAAAAG AATGGATTATTTTGATATGGCAGGCCAAGACCAAAATGTTCCAAATGGTCACCAAATTGTTAACGAAAAATCTGCTTacgcaacaaaaaaatttcgattGGAGGGTGTTTCAATATATTCTGATGAGTTTGCTGCAAATCAGAAAACACAATCAAGAAGTTGTTCAACTGATAATTCCTCATCTTCTGGTTCATTCCCAGAATCTGATTATGACATTAAAACCCCAGATCAAAAGTTCTCTGATAATTTAATTCTCTGTGGGAAACTTAGTGGCCGACATGAAATAGCCATACGATACAAACAATGTGAAAACCTTCTTGGGCCTAAG ATGGAGTTGGACGTTACGCTGGGGTCAAGTGTCCTGTTTTTTTCACCTCGTCAGTTTCATTCCTTCCATGCTATTTTCCAAGCTTTAGTTTTACCAGCTTttgaaatcaa CAACAAAAGCAAACGCAACGAAAAGCCAATGCAATTGTCAGATTACCGACGAATTGAAAACGAGCTCCAACAGCAAATAAAGCAAGCAACCTTACCAAGTGTTCCAGGGGAATCACTCAGTAGGAAAGGCTGGTCGACTGGATACTTGG ATGATAGTGATGAAGAATTTCATGCATTTGAGCCAAGGCCTATGGGGAAAATGGACATTAACCTGGTACAGACAATTCAGCAACCAAATGAGAGCCCATC ATGCGAAACTAACAGGCGCACTGAATCGCCGTCTGTGCGCCATTCGAAAGCTAATAGTC atttttctgaaaatggATGTCCACTGGAAGAAGAGAACGCGGCGGTACGGATGCGGTTTTCAGTGAAATTGGGAAGTCTTGTGGTTTTACTGATTCACGAAGATATCTTCGCTTGCAATTCAACTACAGGCCAGCTTGCAGCATCTTCTGTTGACCAGATGCGTTCATTggccaattttttctttgaccaAATAGGATTGCTTCATTTGGTTGGAGCCGGGATAAAGGACTTATCTGTTACTAAAGAAAAACTCAATACAGCATGCTCCAAAAGTCATCTACG ATTCATACTGGCCCCTGTGAGCATCAATGGTACCGAACAGGACTCTACCTTGGGGACTACCATGGAATTGAATCTGACAGCTGCGGTGGCAGAGATCTTGGAGTGTCTTGTAGAAAAGTCTTCTTTGGTACCTAATACTGGAATAGATTCTTTTCCT attatTCACTTCCTCCCACATTTGGATGGATGCCAAACAAAGCCAAATcttcatttgaaattcataTCCCATCAACCAGGGCGTATTTTACAGAAAGTCCGCAAGCCTTCTATGCCCGAAATGAATATCAA TTTCTATTTCTGTCCATGCGAGATCGAGGTCGATATGTCGATAGTTGATCGTATCACAGCCCTCCTAAATCGACCAAGTTTCTTATGTAGTCCAAAAGCCAGGTTTAATCAGATGTATCAG gAGAAACACATCAGCGTTGATGCCGTATTGGACAACGATTCACTTTGTCAGACGAACATTAGTGTATCATGTCCGAAACTTAATGTAAAGTTGAG ATTTCCTATCCCGGATTTACGACCTGTCCATGATTTGCAGCGGAATCCGTGGTGGCGGAGGTGTCTTCGTCCGGATGTTTTAACTATAGTACTTCAGGAAGTTATCTTGAAAACGACCTTCACCCCAAACGAAACGAGCACGACCGTCCACCTCGTGTGCAAGGAAGCCATTGGCAGTTATCAAGAAAAAGCGAACGAAGAAGCCTTAAAATTTTTGCATGCTGTGGCTCAAGACGACGATGATGTGGATATAGCAGATGGAGCTGGTCATTATGACCTTCCTCGAGTAACAATGGTTTTTCGACCCTCACACACCAATGGAATTGAATTAGAAGATCAAGACGAAACTGATCGGGAAAACGATGATGACGCTGATGTGATGACTATGTCGACAGGAGAGGCTTTGCTCGGAATCACAGCTGAACAACCGTCGCCCTTCAGTAAACAAAGGCGCATTCATAAAGGGCAAAATCATCGGGACGAAG GTGCGATATTGGACGAGTTGGTGATCCCCGGAGACAGCGAAGAAACTTCAGAATTCATTACTTTAGCTTGCAAGATGTGCCTCACCCAGATAGATATTTCGCTTCCAAAGGCTACTTTACTGTTACCATCAAAACAATTCTTTGAGACAATCTACAACAGACTGTCTACTGATCTGTGCCTATGGGAACCATCAGCTCCTGAATATTTTGCCTCCCATGGAAAGCCTTTTCATGAAACACAGACCATGTCCAATTTTAGTGGACTTGGCTCGGCTGTCCTGCAAAGCCCGATTCCTAACATGTTCATTATGTGCAAATCGGGAGTTGCCTATG AATCAGATTCGGAATCGGATGAAGATGGTAATGAAGCAGCTTATACCTACAGGAAAAGCCGACCAGAACAATTGAATGGcaaaggaaaaatgaaatcttCGCCTAGTAAAATGTGCGTTTTAGTCAATATCGGCAAAGGATCTGGAACATTGTTTTGTCACATAAAG GATTCATTTGGAGGCGATAGTGTAACCCATCACGGAGAAATCCAGTTCTGCATTGAAAATGGAAGATTTTTTTCTGTAACCGGTTTCAAAGGAGATGATCAAACAGGGCATATCTGTTTTCATGCTTCCAAAGCATCTCTGTCGCATAACG GCTATGTTCTAAATTCGTACGAAGACCTTGGTGATCACCCGAGCTCGAGGTTGCACCAAACAAGCCGTGTCGATCAAGTAATTTATCCTTCCCCTAGCGACACCAGAGTTGGACGGGAACAGGTGGAAAATGGACCAATGATTTCTTTGGCCATAAAAATTCATAATGACACCCGACAGCACGTAAAG ACCTTCAAAACTGCCATCGCCGTTCAAGGAGGTATCCTACGTCATCGGTTTGCTCCTCCCACTCAAAGCTGGTTCAACCAATTAATCGATTTCCTCGACGTGGTTGACTATCCTATAGCAGGCTATTGTACGCCTACTGTTATTACGGAGCTCCATCTTAATATATCAGACTGTGGAATAGACTATag GCCACTCTATTTACCTGCCAGAGCGTTCCTTAGTGTTGGGGCAGTAAACGTGTCAAGCAATATAATGGCCCTTACCAACTCGTCTGTGCTACGTTTCGTTGTAGAAGATGCCTGCTTATACTTGTCAAATCGCGTAAGCTACGGGACAGTAAATCTTCAAAGGGATTATGTTTGTGTGCTCGAAATTGACTTAATCGAACTGTCGCTGAGACTGCgtgaaaaacaagaagaagcaggAGACCCGTCTAGAAACAACTTTGAACTCCCGGAAACCAAATTACCTTTCTTTGAGTTGCAGGCGTCGTTAAACCTAATCCGTTTAAGAACTTGCGCTGACTCTTGCCGACTGTTACTTGATTTAATGAAGTATTTGGCGGAGGACGGTGATTTCGATGAAAAAGGGATCGCTATGTCGGAAGACTCGAGTGAAAGCGGTGTACTGCTAAAAAGTGGATTGAACAGTGCTGTAGGAGGCTCCTTGTCGTCTCTCTGTgagcaagaaaaagaatcgCAAGTAAATGATCTCATGGCTGAGGCCATGCGAGATTCAAGTCCTGTACAACAACGACAATCGTACAAATCGCAACCAAAAGAAGAGTCTGTGGCCAATACGACggaagttttcttctttcctgaTGAAAACCAAATTCCCATTCGAAATGTAAATCTTATGAATTACCAAAAAGGATCCTGCGGAAATCGGCATCAGGACATAGCTCAGCAACTTATGGATGAAGCGCTTGATCCAGAATGCGACGATTGCCCAAAGACGGAAGAAGAATTTTGCATCCTAGAAAATGATCCTGGCGTCGGATTTACG CCCCGAGGAGGTGAGCCACATGTTCGTCAGTTAATGTCGGCTTCCGTACAAGTTGTCGACGGCCATTTTTCGCCTCCCATTGGAAAAATTGACGTCCTTAAAGCTCCGAAGAACTTTCCCGTCCCGGTTATGCGATATGTGCTCGGTGAAATGACTCTGATTTGGGAAATATTTGGTGGCCAAGATTTTTCCAAGTCTACGTCGTCTTCCAATGCGAG CAGTAAGTCAAAGTTTCACAAGACGGTCAGCTTCACGAAGAGAAAGGACAGCCCTGAACAGGTAAAATTTTGCCCATCGGCTGACGGTAAGAATACGTCTCAACCCATTGGGAAACGTCCAAACGATTGGCATAGATGTCAAAACATGAGAGGTGGTTACAACAGACAACAAGACGTTAAATTGGAGCTTCAAATGAACAAG GTGCGTCTTATTCATGAAGTTTACCCTGACGATACGTTCCAAGCCTCCCGGCAAGTCTTAACAATAGCTGATATAGAAATCAGGGACCGCCTCGCTGAATCACACATTAACAAACTATTGTATCAGTACTGTTGCGAGGCACGACCTCGACAGGCTCATGCTAACATGGTTCTCGTCAAGGCGCTACACATTAGACCTGATCTTCGTCTACCTGCTTTGGAATGTTgtttaaaa GTGTCCATTTTACCTCTACGGTTGCATTTAGATCAAGATACGCTTGCCTTTATGACTGACTTTTTTGCTTCCATGTCCGAAGTAGGGTGCCATGACG AAGACGGAGGAAGATCCGCTATGAATGGCCCGATTCCAGTTCCCATAATGGGTTTAGCAGGAGACGTTGTCTCACCAAGCCCTTGCCCGAGAGAATTTACCCATCAGCGGGATTCAGTTAGCACTGCGGACAGCAATGATCTGTCAATTTCCCCGCCCGTGTATTTCCGATCGTTTACCTTTTCACCTGATGTGTTGATCCGATTTGACTACCACGGCAAAGGGGTGGACCTTAGTCAAGGACCTTCCTTTTCTGGGCTTTTAGTCGGGCTTGGCCAATTGAATTGCTCACAGTTGACTCTTAAACGACTATCCCATCGACACGG GCTTCTTGGAATCCATAAGTTGATCGCATATGCTCTAAACGAATGGTTGATTGACATCAAGAAAAACCAGCTTCCGTCAATAATGGCAGGTGTGGGACCAATGCATTCAATCGTTCAGTTAG TTCAAGGAATCCGCGATCTTTTCTGGCTACCAGTAGAACAGTTTCAAAAAGATGGCAGAATTGTTCGTGGGCTGCAACGAGGTGCCAATGCTTTCAGTACATCTGCTGCGTTAGCGATTCTGGAGTTGACTTCTCGTGTAGTACAAACTTTACAG AGCGCTGCCGAAACTGCTTATGATGTTGTTTCACCTGGACCCAGCGTGAGGCGATCCCGGACAGGTTCACGGGGTCGACGTCGAAGGCAAGTTCAGCCCGTGGATATTCGCGATGGAGTAGCCAAAGCCTATCAAGTCGTCAAGGAA GGCTTAGGAGAAACCGCCCAAACCTTAGTTCGTGTTGCAAATGAAGAAGCAGAGCAAAAGGGCATGACGGGTGCTGTGGGTGGTGTTTTACGACAAATTCCTCCCATTGTAGTCAAACCAATAATTTTAGCAACGGAAGCCACATTCAACGTGATTGGTGGTGTTCAAAGTCAGCTGATGCCTGATACGCGAAAGGAAGCTTGTGACAAATGGAGACGAGATGATTAA